Below is a genomic region from Amphiura filiformis chromosome 19, Afil_fr2py, whole genome shotgun sequence.
gacggttatgcgaaaatttggttgaaaatgatcaagaattggctgcaaaaacagtgaaaatatgggtaaaaactgggtttttgttatgaaaatcggttaccagcctacgcgtcactgcagctggccggcagcgcgtcggcgccgcgtgcataatgcgcattacgccaatgcgcgcgtactaacggcgcagagccacaagACTTgcaagccagagaccagtggacatgataatacggaaagaaggaaaaaataaaggacaaaaaggtacatggacgggtcacgggatgaagcggtactataaagaaaaaataaattaaaatgaggacaaaaaggtacgagtaattagaccaacgggttaaagtaactaaatgaaacgggaacgaaacaaagaaggaaagaaactattcaggaaatgtaagaaaaaaagaagctacaataatgagaacagaattaaataaaaaaacatggcaacgggaaatcacaagcagcaaataaaaaaaaaagatgctaaaagggaaatgtaagaaagaacagatttagaaaataatgggaactgggttaaataaataaataacatggaaacggaaaatcacaagctaagcagaggaaactaaaaaagaaaatgttagaagagacagatttagataaataaaaatgtaccttttcaatgattctacctgttcagtaatttttcctgttatttatagtgaacgctcccatttactcatctagcggggacccgcgcgaagcgcgggtatcccgctagtatgtATAAGGCTCCCAAATGAGCACATTTAAATTGAGCGAGCTCCAATACCGGCACCTCGTTTTTTATATATCATATTTGCTAATCCCCAACCAAGGTATTAAGTAAAACTTTCTAAGACCACAAAAAacttgtttgcttgtcctcgtccaaACGACCATCTTGATAGTCCCAACCAtagtattttgggtttttttcattttgttaaaaaaagtttttttatatcattttttcaaaaatgtcatggAACTTTTCATCTGATAAACTGATGCTATAAAAGAAACATATTAAAataccatttcctgcatgtttaCAGTGTCAGGTCATACCTGCCTGAGGGTTCCGATATTTTGTATTATCATCCTCAGCGACTAAGCTCTACAATTTGCAATCCACCTTCACATTTTGGATGGAGCAACTAAAAGATGAGTTTATTACAGACAAAATACTTGAACGGGCATATCGTTCAAGAATGTACACAATATATCGGattttaaaatatggtaaaagtagataaaGTTTGGAAACAGTTGCTCATCTGTTGTTCTAAATATTTTATTCAATGGTATTTGTTTATATTGATAAAGAAataacattgcactatttttttcaacacATTTGTCAAGACTACTTTTACTGGAGCACAAATCGCTTGATGTAAAAACTGATTTCATCAGAGAAGTTGGATGATTTCACTCTATGGCGGACGCTACAGTCCTTCAGGTGAAACACAGACCAAAATCACTGGTCAATATGATTGGAAGCTTTACACCACATACTACAAAATGCTACAACTGAATAGCAGTCAACAATGCATCCGACaagatgtgatgatgcaatcaccctaagtgagggcacggtggctcagtggttacggccttggactcataatctgaaagcttgctcgacgtgcgtgagtttgattccccgtcccaccaccgtgttgcgcccttgggcaaggcgctttgcctcgcttgcttcaccccacccaggtgcaatgggaagctgttaggggtagtcacagtcgttgtactgaaggaccctgcgccacttgtaggctgcaaacatggttccgacatattctaatgatggcggaataaatgtaaagcgctttgaggctgtttacggcataaagcgctatataaatatctacatttatctgtttatttaagtcatatatatatatactcacAGATTCATTGGCTGGGCCAGCAAAACACCAATAGCTACTGGTGggcgacctagtgcttggcatgcgaggggtcttgggTTTGAATTCCACCccaaacaaacaacttctttgttcattttgtttctcattccttctttcctttctaatcgccaaagagcACTTCAAGAGTTAGGGTTAAAAACCAAACATTGGAAGTGCAGCAACTGCAATTGATTCGTATACAAGTATTGGTCACTGACACTGGACCTTTACAAGTTCATTCTTCACAAACTTGCCTTTTCTGATCATTAAATTTGGCAGGGTAATCTACTTGTTGAAAACTTTCTTTTAttgcttttcatgtttttaattatcatcaatttgtggtcatttttgttgttgaaaatctgAAATTTTTCTGTGTGAACAAAATTTCCTTCACTGAATGTAACTTGCTATGTAtttacattttcatattttgtgattttatatttattacGACAGTAGTCGAGCCAAGAGACAGATGCCTCAACCGGTAACACCCCGGGTACAACCGATAACACCCGGGGTAACCCCAGCAAAGCAACCACGGATCACACCATCTACTACTAATCGCCCCTCTATGCCTACTTCATCCCCTGCCACACCATTGGTAAATCCCCAGTCTCCGTCGCAGCCACCAGAGGAGCAAGACGAACAAAACCAAGGACCATCCGTGAATGAGTTGACCGTAAAATTAGAAGATTGTTGGGAGAAAATTGAAGATTTGCAGAGCCAATTAGATAAGTCAACTTCAGAGGTAAATAATCTGAAGAAAGACCTGAACATTCTGCAAGTGAGCATGAATGACAGCACtaaagtttttgaagaaaaagaaaacgCTTTGAAAGCTAAACTTGCGGAGGTCATGCTACATGCAAAAGAGGCCGAGAAAGCCAAGAAGTTGGAAGAGGATTTAGCACGGGTTGAAATGAAATACCAGGAGTTGGTGAAGAAGCATGAAGTATTGGAAAAGGAGCTGAAAGAAGTGAAAGAGAAAGAATCAAAAGCTACGAAATATTTGGCAGAGGTGAAACAACAACATAAGAGTCAACTGACACAGTTACAGGTGAGTgtggcacatcgtcatcatccctatctttgtgtcaaaaattgccgtgatagtacggcgaatcctctcgtttttcaatagctgcGCATGGCGATTTTgctcgagataggccgagcgactcaggctaagcatagtacgactatcatgtgagatatcccaagttctattctacaaattattacgatttgcgcatgctctagtatcctatatggtgttgctattacaaggaaatttgttttgttttgaggtaaaccccaggttttgtttccaatacactaacttgaaatgcaatacactaattagcgaccattgctgttggctctggatacatttttactgtatttttggtgtaacgatttttaaatcgtaagttaaaattgtgatatatttaattttgagaattacaattatataaaggaacacaaatagcccattcacctaaaatccaggtgcttgtattgaatattcgatttcacgtgtatttcacaatgcatatgtaaactttctttatctatgtcaacaatagaatattgatttcaccaacggagtatgaagctatgaaaaaaaattttataatacagggtgttgacactgtgtggttACTGGAGCAAAATTTGGAAGGCTTATTGAAGTGCATTATATACTAGTAAGAGAATAATGCTAATGTTCCATGACTAAATCTTTGGGACAACAGTTCGAAAGTGTTTTTGGCATGCCTGAAGGCAGAGGAGGCTTTTCCAATCATAGTGCTATGTGAATTTAAAAATacattcccacaatgcactatgattgggaaatttgatcaatataacctaattttaaaggtaaagtccccattaccacacacacaaaatggtaattttaacaAGCTAATAGTCGAGACTTAAAAATTGGGATTTTCAATCCATACatacattcatattgtcccactgcattaattttattcatttaagtctcagtgttttgaatgttaaataaaaacatgaaaacaccagatatttgcacacaatcctaCAAtacaaggtatggtcaactgggccacatgtgtacaaaaggcagacataccaaggtcagaaaccccattgggttatgggaatgtattTAACCATCCTGTGGCCTGATGGGTACTGAAATTTGGTTTGGGTTGTCCTTTTCAAAGTGTCAGGCATTTTTGGTAGGGGTCAGACAAGGTCAAACATGGGTCAAAATTGTAAATTACCCCAATTTTAACAAGTATATACCAAATTTCTCGCCTGGTCATAAGGAATCTAAAAAGGTATTGTTTGTCCTATATgataggtgatgagtgcagcctacttatagtgcagggcaatacatttactaattgttttcacctatcgatATGGTAATTAAGTCGCTAATAGTTGTTAGTCGTGACTATTACTGGTAGTCGCGACTAAGACTTTTGAAAACCAAAAGTTGTCTAACGCAACTATATTTTAATGttacaaaatcatgttaaaaatgccaaatatccgcaccaaaaccaaccaaatacttgcatataaactgtgaaaatgtgataaaaacgTTTGTCATTGTCTTATCAATAGTAACACTAACAAACAAGTAATCATtaagtccataaatcatcattaaattggtctTGTTGGCTTAATATCATAAATTTGCACCAATCTTTCACCcaattttttggtccaatttgaCCACAGATAGTTGCGACTATAATAGTAGTCATGACTATTTGCTGCTGACTTGTCGACTACATGTAGCAAAAAAGTGATAGTCGGCAAACTCTACTTCAAGTGTGCTGATGAGGTGTGATTTGAAGATGTGAACACAAAAATTACTTGTactaatgtttttaatattttccaCCAGGTGACGGAAAAAGATATCAAACAACAACACGAACAAAAGGAGCAAGAGAACACCAGGATATTTGCTGCAGCTCAACAGGAGGCCAGCAATGCGCAGGAACAACATGAAGAACAGCAGCAACGTTTGTCCAGAAAACTTGCTGTCGCTCAACAGGCAGCCAGTGATGCACAGAAGAAGAAGGAAGAGTCAGAAAAGAAGGCCAAGGATCTAAATCAAGCACTGCAATCACTCCGACAACGACATCAAGCGCAAAATGGAGACGGTCAAAATGTGTTGGAGAGTCTGCGTGTCAATGTGTTAAATTTACTCAGAACTCTGATCGATGAGGAAACCTTGGATAACCTTGATATTAACGATCCAAGAAGCGCCCAAGTAGATAATCTTGTTCAGAGAGTTCTGGATGAAAAcagttaactctctccatgcgagtgtcgactgcagacgacaaatttaaaaaaaaatgaaaatttcaaaaatttcagaattgtaatttttcatcagcatgaaaaatgcattaaaataagcacaaacaagcctagtattggatcagtggttctttagatagctcttgatatttagagaaaatatctcaaaacatgcgactttttatgttgaagcctatggctagcaggcAGAGCATTAAGAGTGAGTTTGATTTTAGAGGAACCATATGGTACATGTAGCATTCCATTATTATGAGGGAAACAGGATTTACACAGATAGTCTGCAAAAGTTAGCATAATGACCATACTAACACTAAACAGCCACAGCAAATGACAGAAAAAATTCCAGCAAGGATTGTTTGTACCAGCGTTTCAGTCGTGGCTAGCGATATCACCAGAGTTTTCTCTTGAAGTCAACTGGATGCGATTTGACGCTGGGGCATGCTAGCAATTTCCGATCAATATTATTAGCAAACAAATACCAGCAAAATGTTGGCACATACTATGATGCATGCCTTCTCTCTAatccaaaggttctctagtccgaatatagaataagggttagggttagtgttagggttagcgagccttattctatattcgtactatagccaaaataataaattctcgatcatgagagcctacttgggtacgcacagttatttgcgtcgagtgtactacgcaaagaccggtgcttatggcgcaaacacagcttttgagaattgaccaatcacacggtcgttgctaggcaaggtcaaggttcggtcatgcaggtcgcgcgatcgtgttattctatgaaaagtacgctgacgcagaaggtacatcctctcatgatcgagaatttgttattttggctatagagaaacttatttattattcagactagagaacccgatattcagactagagaacctttttccgAATTtagactagcgaatggtaaattacgtgttcggactagcgaaccttcggactaaggagccttcggactagggaaccttcggactagggaaccttcgggctagagagttgtcaccctaTGGTGttcagtggcagttgagattggattaagcacttcctttctcttgacgcaaaggctgacagtaaaattgttaacttctgttggccttcttttccttgttctttgtcttcaaatctatttctcacttctctttccatacaggccagcatgcttatataggctttttagcctggcttgagcattttacttgagcctggtcccatcaggacccaagcgtgtctccacacggagcgaccgtttaaacaaacaaacaaaaaatttagTGAATTAGATACATATGACATTTTTTAAAGCTTAGAACCATTGTTGTGGAGATTTGTTCCAGACACAAGTAGGAAATGGACCCAGTCCATAGGTCAGATCTGTGATTTCCATAGGTGTACTGTCTGGTCCcaggaataagcccaatcgccattttaacttccggttttttagtgcagttttgggacactttgacctctgacatatcggggaaattgacgtaattattattaatttacttattattgtcataatgttatcattaaaaataccaaataattaatttataaaatactaatattttttacatttgttttAACTATTGTAAAAATTTTAGATTatgttttgtacgtacaaaaacccaatatttctgaattttctgataggtcaaaggacaaagtgtcccaaaactgcaaaaactgtcccacaatgcattgcaaacttccaatacCGATTTGGCTTATTTCAGGGCTTAGCAAAGATCAAGATTAGACCCAAAGTGAACCGACTTTTAATTGTTATATAGTCTGCCATAttggtttggttttttttgccaaaatgtgtaTCTACCACACCTGTGAGATCTCCGATTTTAGTCAATTTTGGATTTTGTATGTTTTCTCAGAATGCGAAATCTACGCTTTTTTGATGCggaaatttggtttttttttaaccccatctaaaattcacactccctgtgtggaaggtatTCCATGtctgttttccatagggggtgtatggatttcaactggaatagcctattcattatataatgggctattccagttaaatccacacacccctgtggaagattttactgCTCTGTTtcaaattgacaaaatatgattTATTGAACAGTTACTTAATGTTTTATTGTATAGATCGGTTGTTTGTTAATTAAAGCTGATTCTTTTTAGCATGTGCACTTTGTAATGAATATATTACATCTAAACTGTTTTTTGTACAGAGGTTATTTGATGTGTTTTAGAAatctgttattatttttattgtaaattattgtaaaaatttaaatattaaatgtatgctttcaatattgatatttgtaatttttttcatttcatcagGTACTTGCCTTTGATAAGTGCCTAGTCCACTGAAAATTAATGTTGGATACAGTACTAATAATTAACtcacaaaattgtgatatattaattCACCTGCAATATGCAATGATACCAATAACACaagtaaaggcccattcagtgatttgctgatccggacaatcgtaaaaatcatcaacattcagattttgatacttttgtcattgtcataaatgtgttaacatagcctgttagtggttcagccgaaagctgtgtatttaagacaaaaataaggaatttatatggatctgtaatttagatactgacagtatctaaattagctacatgtatttgaatggggcttcaacattgtcaatactgttgttttcttcgttttttgccaaagttttcatttcaaaaaataccaaatgacaatttgaatgacttatccttcacttttaagcaatttataaacaattttaatttttttacactttcgctgggatcactgaatgggtctttaatttgaATTGTTTGCCTTCGTCCATAAACTTAATCTTCcagaggggtagtgtggatttaaaatagaAGAGCTCAATGTTATTAAACATTTTTTACCCTGCAATCGGTATATAGCCTGACATTCCATTGGTaaactcatttcaaatgttttgagTTTACCAATACCGGGTAGTTCATCAAATGTTCACACTTAAATAAAAAGATGTGTGTGCCCAGTTTTAATAATACCTTTCAATTTGTTGTACACTGAGAGCAGGTCTCCACTTTTTTATCACTGGAAAAGAAAAGCTTTATCTTTTTGAAACGTgtggtttttaactttgtttataccttTTGTATATTCCCCCATtgtcactaggatccataacatgctcatctatcaaggcacggttccacatttgtacattcattgaatgacctttgagaatttgggtactaaaactcatattctgcaacttgaggtcaaattttgcactatgattgtttaattgaggttattgaactatgccattgggatgaggctattgtggcaCATAGTGTGTGTCACAGTTACCTTGTTTCTACTTTCATCcgttgctagtgtgacactgttgtatcatCTTGGAGCCATTGTTttgttccctgctggtcagttggaacagattttttccatttttatataataatactgtattTGTATCAATATCCATGAAATTGTTGCCACGTCAACCTGTTTAATGTAAAATGATgtacatttcaaatatatagtgtaacttgtgaattaatatttgaattttgatgatattgtgcatAGTGGTATTAAAGATGTTTATAGTGATTTATGGGTAAAACAAATCAATTGTTTCCAGGCTAAACTTAGGACTTTTTGTCTTTTCAAAAAaacctttttgttaaaaaattatgTCATGATGGTGAACAACCCTTCTCGTGTCTCATTTTGTAAATTAAGAATTAGCGCACATCAGCTAATGATTGAAAAGGGTTGTCATTTAATTAAGCCTGAAGATAGGATTTGTAAGTTATGCGATAGTAAAGATGTTAAAGATGAGTTTCACTTTGTTCTTTTTACAATGACTTGCGGATAAGATTGCTTGATAATTTTAGAAGCATCTATGACCTTGACAATCTATCTGATAGAGACATCTTTATTCTAAGTTATTATGAGTGTACAGGACAATGAAACCATTCAGCAGGTTAATCAGTTTGTAAACTCATCTTTAGATAAACGCTGTACATGATATTTAATCATCTTGTTGTagtttaactattgtttactataacTTTTTTGTATCCGTTGTTTGATTATATCTTATTGTAAGATGAATATCAAGTAAATAAATCTTGAATCTATttgctgtcgaagtgatgtaataatcagattaactaccatcaaccatagcaataggttaaaacaatttttgaatatattgccctgcactagtacgttcatgcggtacctctgcattgaaccatagatgtccaagagcagggataaagacctggattgtaatttaatagaatattcatatcatgctgatcactcgcacctgtaagattagtaccggtatctttaaaaagagcggtattgtattcaatctatgattgcaagcatacacaggtgatgagtgcaacctgcttgtagtgcagcgcaatctattcaaaattgtttgaaactattgctatggtagttaatctgattattacatcacttcaacAGCAAATTATTTGGTCCAATTCAATTTTGTCTGCTAATTCTAAAAACCTTTTAGGTAATCTAAGCCTTTCATCAGCTCCCCAATTtagtgggaaaaggtcattgaactttgcacagaggtcaagttcaaaattgttcaaaaccCACATTATCGGTAatgaggattcagaaaaagtatactttgacataTCTATtacgtacggttatggagttatagGCAAAAGAATAACATGATGCCGTAAGTCTAAATGTTTCCACCAAAGGGGGTGAAAACaaaatttgctctgattttgatgaaaataatctcaaagtatttgaaagaaattagaaaaataatagttttcaCTACCTAGGTGCTTTGTTAACTGGCCTGATAACTCCACAATTGTCAAGGTCAAAGGACTCAATAGAACTTAAAGGGTATTGTCCTATTTTGATGTGTTTCCAATATAAATAACCAACctacatagtgcaaactattctttttcttgaTTTATCATGGAAAGACAAATactttgacaccattttcaacaaaatcagagCAATTTTTGTTTTCACTCCCTGTAGAGCCAAATTAGacatgacgtcacaatgttacctcTATAAGCATGGCTCCATAACCGtacatcatagataggtcaaactatacttttaatgaatccttatgactagaggaacacATAAGTATTGTTATTAAGTccaagcaattttgaacttgacccctgTGTGAAAGTTCAACAACCTTACCCACCAAATAAGGGCGAAGTTGGAATGCCTACATAGCCGGCCTATAATGATCGGCGCTATAAGTACTATATCTCTGCCAAATacggcaaatttaacatgatttgcatgatGGTTACATGATTCTATTAGACTAATTTACCTGTGAATGAATCTGTATTCTTACCCCAGTCTAATTTGCCATGCATATTCATGTTGAGTTATGAATCTATAGTCTTATCCCCAGTCTAATTTACCATGCATATTCATGTAGAGTTATGAATCTGTAGTAAGTCTTATCCCCAGTCTAATTTACCATGCATATTCATATAGAGTTATGAATCTGTAGTCTTAACCGtacatcatagataggtcaaactatacttttaatgaatccttatgactagaggaacacATAAGTATTGTTATTAAGTccaagcaattttgaacttgacccctgTGTGAAAGTTCAACAACCTTTACCCACCAAATAAGGGCGAAGTTGGAATGCCTACATAGCCGGCCTATAATGATCGGCGCTATAAGTACTATATCTCTGCCAAATacggcaaatttaacatgatttgcatgatGGTTACATGAT
It encodes:
- the LOC140140347 gene encoding uncharacterized protein — translated: MNDSTKVFEEKENALKAKLAEVMLHAKEAEKAKKLEEDLARVEMKYQELVKKHEVLEKELKEVKEKESKATKYLAEVKQQHKSQLTQLQVTEKDIKQQHEQKEQENTRIFAAAQQEASNAQEQHEEQQQRLSRKLAVAQQAASDAQKKKEESEKKAKDLNQALQSLRQRHQAQNGDGQNVLESLRVNVLNLLRTLIDEETLDNLDINDPRSAQVDNLVQRVLDENS